The Teredinibacter sp. KSP-S5-2 genomic interval CTGGCCATGATGGTAACGATATTTCGAATTTGCTCGCTGATTGATTGCGCTTTTTCAACCGACTGATCGGTTTTGATTTGTGATTGGTTGATTGAAGAAACTGCTCGCTCTGAGCTTTGCAGTAGGGTTTCGATATTGTGTTTGATTTCTTCCGTGGATTCCTGAGTTCGACTGGCCAGGGTTCGTACTTCGTCAGCCACTACAGAGAAACCTCGACCATGCTCACCTGCTCGTGCGGCCTCAATTGCAGCGTTGAGCGCAAGTAGATTCGTCTGTTGCGCAATAGCGTCAATGACCAGCAGTATTTCTTCAATTTTTCTGACATCACTGTCCAATTGCTCAATCACTTTTGCAGCAATGTCCATATCACTTTTCAGAGCTAGGGTCAGGCTTTTGTTATCTTCAATATTTTTCTCACCATTAGTGGCGTAGTCGTGGGCTTGTAGTACTTCGCCAAAGGTTTCCTGGGCAATACTCGATACTTCCCTAATCGTTGCAGTCATTTCCTGCATCGCCGTTGCCACCATATCAATTTCGTTTTTCTGTCCGGTAATGGCTGATTTAGTCGATTGAGTGATATTTTGCGTATCTTCGATCGATTCAAGAATCGCGTGGGATTGGTCCTGGATTGCATGAATCATATCTCGAAGATACTGACTCAAAGTGGATGCGGATTTCTGTAACTTGCCAAATTCATCATCGGATGCCTGGCGGAGCTTCTCAGTTAAATCACCTGTCGCCATGCGTTGCAGGGCATTCATCATTCTGTACAGACCGGTTCGTATGCTGGACGTGAGTAATAAACCCACCAAAACCCCAATAACTATCGCGACGGCGCTAATCGAAATAATTGTGAGCTTGTTGGAGGATACGGAATCCTGAGCGTTGTTGGCGACACTTTTGGAGTAACTGGAAGCAAATTCGTTGACTTTGTGCAGGTCTTTTCTTATTTCTGCGAGTGCCTGTTCGTTCTCCACCATGTTTTTAAATAACGTATCTTTGGTACCCAGGTAGGTTTCCTTGGTATTGCCGTAGCCTTCCAGGCTTGCAACGAGGTGGATAATTTCACTGATTAGATCATTTTGTTGGTAGATGGCTGAACGAACCCTTGGGCTGGCATTCTCCGCAATTCTTTGCAATTCGTAGGCTTTGTCCAGATAAGCAATCATCCATTCAGTATATTGAGCAACATATTTTCTAAAGGAAACATTGTCTTTGGAGGCACTGATCAGTTTGATCAGGCCTATACCTTGGGAAATATGAAAAGCCACGTCATCAATATATTGTTTATTACTGGGGGAAGCGACAGGGACGCTCCTTACCTGATTGAGAATGTCCTGGCTCTGCTCTTCCAGTTTGTCTACTTTTTCATCCAGCGTTGCCAATAGATTTGAGCCATCGAAAGACATGCGGTATACGCGCATGGTGGATTCAATATTGCTGAATACTTCGGGCACCTTCTCCTGTAGGGTTTGTACAATCGCTATTTGGTCACTGGCGGTCTCAATCGTACTAAGTTCACTTTTTAAGCGCTCTAAAAGGGGACGGTATTGGCTGTTAATTTGGTTGAATACTTTTTCGGATTCTTCCAGTTGATCATATTTTATGCTGTTGTAATGCTGATACATGGCGAGGTTAACCGCTGCAAACTGCGCGGAGAGTTGAGCGGAGTCTTCGCTTATCGGAATGGCCCTTGTGGTCACCTGCTGAAGGTTATCGTTTATGCCGTTCACACTGGTGATGCCGGTGTAGCCAATTACAACCAAAAAGCTAATTAAAAATAAAAAACCTATGCTGATTCGTTGTATAACTGTCAGTTTCATGTAGATACTCAAAAATATTATTCTTTTTTCTAATATGCTTGTCCTTTAAGGCAAGCATATTGGCGCAGTTTATATGCCGCCTATATATGTTTAGCACAAATATCGATTGAAGAGGCTCATACTAACGGCTTATGTCGCGGTAAAGCCTATATGGGGTGCTCGCGCCAGTTTTTATCTTTGTTTCAGTGGCGTCACATATGTGTGGGTGGGGGATATCTGCGGTCAAATATTTCAGCTACATGTCAAGCTTAGGTCCAAGTCGTATGGTTGTTACCTACTACAATTCTTTCCTCATAAATTTAGCATCGGCATAGGCCATCAACTTTTCTCCCACATGTAGTTCCGACCTTAAACAGTAGAGCGGTGGTTTGAATCGTGTTATCCAGGCGGTTAAATTCAGTTTTTGTTGACAGGGCACGGGTAAAAGGTAGCGCACATGTAAATCGGCCGTTAACGCTGTAATGTCATGGTGAAATAAACAATGGGTCATTGCCGAATCCAGCATGGTGGCCACGATACCGCCGTGTAGAATGTCAGGGTAACCCTGGAGAAAAGGGTAGGATTTTGTCTCACCTGTTACGCCTCCATTATCGTTAGAATAAAAATGTAACCCGAGCGACGCGGCGTTATCTTTACCACAGGCAAAGCATTTTTTATGACTGTGGTGGTTTTTCATTTTCGCTATGGGATGGGTTGCTTGCTGCATACTAATTTGTGTCAATTTGGTTTTCTATATATGGATAACCGAACCTACGTGTATAGTTTGGTACTGATCGGGAAAGGCTTCTGCCAGGCTTTTCATCGCTGCAAAACCAGTACAGTGTGTTGGGCCAAGTTGTTGAATATTGAGTTTGCGAAGGGCTTTTATTGTTGACTCGAGCTGTTCAGTGCTGGCATTGGCCAGATGCATACCGCCGAATACGCCAAAAATCGGTTTGTTATGGGTAAGGTATTGAATGTACTCTAGGGTATTAATCACTCCAGCGTGGGCACAGCCAAGTAATACAATTGTCCCCAGTCCGCTTTCTATATAAAGCGCCTGGTCATCCATAATTTGATCCGGTGATTTTCCATCTTTATCATAAAAAAAAGTTTTGGTATTTTTTTCAAAATCATTGATGCGTGGAATCGAACCGGTGCACCAAACATTTTTTGCGATCGGTGTGGGTTTTTCGGTCCAATATATGTTGGGTGTATTATGCAGAAGGTTTTTAATCGGCGTTGCCATACCCCGATAATGAGCCGGGTTGTTTGATCTGAGCGAATATTTTTCTTTGAGTGCTTCCGGGTGTATAAAAACCGATGCATTTTCGCTCAGTTGTAAAACTTCATCCACACCACCAGTATGATCGTAGTGGCCGTGGCTCAGCACCAGGGCATCTGTCGAGCTTAAATCTATTTTCAACTGTTTTGAATTATGTTTTAGCGCCAAGCCCTGGCCGGTATCAAACAGAATGTTTTGTTCGCGGGTTGCTATCCAAATTGACAGGCCGTGTTCAGCAAGCAGACCGGCGTGGTTGACAGTATTGTCTATCAATATGGTGATTTTTAATTCTGACAAAATTAGTTCTCAGGTAAATGGTTTGGAATTAGGTAACATCGGGTAAATTTTGGTTTATCTTAATTCCTGGTTTCTGTTGACGCATTTTCTGCGTCTTCCACGACCGCTGTGGGATCTGTTGATTGCGTGGTGATAAGATTGACACACTTTCTGTTTACGTGAACAGCCTGGCATCAGGTATTTTCCTTGTCCTAACTGGTTTGCTAAAAACGCATCGAGTACTTCATCGATTTGCCCTCGTGTTTGGGCAATAACATCAATCCCTTTCTGTACTAACGCAGATTCAAATGGTCTCGAAATTGCACCGCATATCAAAACATTAACACCAATATTGGCAATGGATTCGGCAAGTGTGTGTGGGTCGTCGTTCTGGATAGTAATGTTGTTGAGTGTGGTGACGGACCCTTGGATCATGTCGACCAGTAACAGCGTATCAGCAACATCAAAAACCGGGGATATCTGGTTTTGCCAGTGGGGAATTGCAAGTTTCATGGTTTAGGCACTCCCAAAACGTTTATCCCGAATATGCACTATATATGCCATTGATTTCCTGCAACCAATGCGCGGTCAAAAACGGGGTGGAGTCATGAAAAGATTTGTTATTCATCAATTTCAATCGGGCAAACTGCAATAAAATGGTTTTTTAAATCGGGCATTTTGCCATGCACCAAAAACGCTTAGGAACACACTCTTTTGACTGATCAACTATCAATTGCTCGCCAGCGAGAAACCGCGATTCTGGATTCGGTAAATGAAGGCGTGTTTACCGTCGATCGATCCTGGAGAATTACGGCATTTAATAGTGCAGCGGAGAAGATAACAGGGATTCGCAGACAGGAGGCGATTGGTAGTCGATGCTGCGATGTGTTTCGAGCCAATATCTGCGAAAGGGACTGCGCTTTACGGCGGACAATGTCCAATCGCACGCCCGTGCTTAATGCTGTGGCTTATATCGTGAATAAGCAGGGAGAACGGATTCCGATTCGTATATCAACTGCCTTGTTGAAAAACAGTGAAGGCGAAGTTGTCGGTGGTGTGGAAACTTTTCAGGATCTCACGGTGGTTGAGCAGCTACGCAAGGAGCTACACGCGAGCTATACCTTTGAAGATATTATCGGTCGTAGCGCTGCCATGACTCGCCTATTTGAGCTTATTCCTTTGGTGGCAGAAAGCAATAGTACCGTCTTGATTGAGGGTGCGAGTGGTACGGGTAAAGAGCTGTTTGCGCGTGCTATTCACAACCTTTCGCCCCGTAAGAATAAACCTTTTGTGGCGGTGAACTGTGCAGCGTTACCCGATACATTATTGGAAAGCGAATTATTTGGTCATAAAGCCGGTGCCTTTACTGATGCCAAGCGGGATAAACCCGGTCGTTTTGCTTTGGCTGAGGGGGGAACTATTTTTCTCGATGAGATTGGGGATATTTCGCCTGCGATGCAAGTGCGGTTATTGCGCGTCTTACAAGAGCGGGAAATCGAACCCTTGGGGGGAACAAAAAGTTTACCTATTGATGTTCGTGTGATTACTGCAACCAATAAGGCGCTGCAAAAGGAAGTGGCCGATGGGCAGTTCCGTGAAGACCTGTATTATCGAATTCGCGTTGTGCATTTGCTGCTACCAGGCTTAAAACAGCGGCGCGAAGATATTCCCTTGCTTATTGAATCCTTACTGAGCAAATTTAATCACCTACAGGGAAAGGATATTGCCGGTGTGTCGAATGAGGTGTTGTCGCGGTTAATGGAGTACGAATACCCCGGCAACGTCCGTGAACTGGAAAACATCATTGAGCAGGCATTTGTTTTATGTCGTGGCAAAATTATCCATTTAAATCACTTGCCGCCCGAACTGCGACCGAATGTCGCACATGGTGCTGAATCTAATCAACCGATGAGTCTTGCGGAACTTGAAAAGCTGTTTATTAGTGAAGCATTACAACGTAATCAGGGCAACCGCCAAAAGAGTGCGCAGGAACTCGGTATAGACGTGAGTACTCTGTATCGAAAAATTAAATCATTTTCCATTGAATTGCCTGAAAAAGATGGGCGTAGCTAGCTCTAGCATCGTTATGTCAATCGGGTAAATTGCACGATTCGGGTTCGACTCGATAACTTCTACTTCTAGCCTATCTTTCGCTGTCTCAGGTTTTTGGACGGTTTTACTTTCTGTTCTTTCCTGTTTTTATTTTGGCGCTCTTTTTGCTATTGCATGGTTGTTTTGTAAATCAATCGATATTCCAACCCCTGTGAATAATGGGTAAGACGTTGGTAAAAGGAAACGTTATGCTTATAGCTATACCTACAATTAATCAAAAACTTTGTCAGCACTTTGGTCATTGTGAGCAATTTGCCTTCGCTGAAGTGGACGAAGAGAATCAAACAATTTTACATGTCCGATATTTACAGGCACCGATACACACGCCTGGGAGCATACCCAGTTGGTTAAATGACAATGGAACACAATTGGTTATCGCAAGTGGTATTGGCAATCGAGCATTAAGCTTTTTTGATCAGTGGGGCATAAACGTTGTTGTTGGCGCGAAAGAAGGGAGCCCGAAGGATATTATCGCTGCGTATTTTAAACAACAGTTGGAAACTGAGAATAACCCTTGTAATGAAAAACACACTTCTCATAAGTGTGAGGAGAATGAGGTTGAGGACTATCAATCCATCACTATGAAATCCGGTTTTCGCTGTCACTATTGAGATGTTGATATGGTTTACTCTGAACAAGGTTCACGCCTTCGGCCGTCTATTCGTGTGACTAACCTGATTGTTTTTAGTGCGTGTGTGATTGCTGTTCTTATCACTGTTTTTTATTTTCAGAAAACGTTGGGATTAACGCCTTGCCCATTATGTGTTACACAAAGAGCATTTGTCATTGCCATCGGTATTATCGCCTTAGTGGCTTTTATTCATCATCCCGGTGCAGGTGGTATTAAAGTCTATGCCGGGCTAGGTGCAATAGCGGCAATTGGGGGTGGTTGCGTTTCCGCTCGACACATATGGTTGCAAAACCTGCCTGAAGAGTTGGTGCCAGCGTGCGGGCCCGGGCTAAGTTTTATTTTAGAAACCATGCCGCTATGGGAGGCGATCAAAGTGCTTTTCCAAGGCGATGGGGATTGCGCCGATGTTGTCTGGACATTATTTGGTGTAAGCATCCCTGGGTGGACTCTCGTTGCATTTATAGGTTTTACATTGATTAATGTCTGGCAACTTTTCCGCAAGGCATAGTGGTTTATATGATTTCGGATATTTATCACAGTGATAGTACCTAGCCCATAACAAATATGTCAGATGTATTTTAAGAGAGATGGCTATGCATAAAAACTACGAAGTTGTAAGAAGCTCCATTCGGGAATATACCCGCGAGTTACAGAAAATTCAGCCGGATACCATTAACGCCTTTTATGCGCAATCCAAAGCCGCATTGAAAGACGGAGCATTGTCAGAAAAGATAAAGGAATATATTGCTCTGGCTATTGGTGTGGCAAAACACTGTGATGGCTGTATTGCCTTTCATGTGAAAAACTTAAACGATTTGGGGGCAACGCGAGAAGAGATTGCAGAAGTACTTGGAGTTGGTGTGTATATGGGAGGCGGCCCTTCTCTTATGCTTGCTGCCGATGCCTTGCGTGCATTTGATCAACTACACGATGAGGAGTCGATAGAGTGAATGCAAATTCGTGTCGAAATCTGGGGCCGGTCGGTGAATGTGTCTGCCCTAAATGCGGGTACACGTCCAAGCACACTGCCGGCCAGCCTTGTCAGGAAAATCGGTGTCCAAAGTGTGGCAGTAAATTACTGCGCAAGGATTCATTTCATCACCAAAAGCTTATGGAGAAAAGAAAAAGCTAACCGTGTATTGCGAATAGATCAGCTTGCCAGTTTAGGTTGAAAATACCTGCGCTAAGGAGCGGGCTTCGGATACTTGACTCACCAGTGTTTTCAACTGCGTGTGAAGCTTTAAATCTAAATCGTAGGGGTGAAGTGCTATACGTAACGGGCTTGTTTGGGATGCTGCTGCCTGATTAATTTGGTTCCAGAGGTTTAATGCAATTTTTCGCCAAGTATTGTCTGCTTCAAAGCCTGCGAGTGGTAGGCGTTTAAAGTTGTTCGATGTTACATGATAGATGCCGTTGGTTGTTTCGTAGTATTTGAAGGGTAAATCTTTGAGCGTAGTTTTAGGGAGATTGCCCATTGCCCAGGCTGGCGGAACATAAAGCTCGGGTGCATTAAATCCGGAGTCAATAAACCAGTTGTAATTACGTAAAATCAGTTGATGAAGTTGTTCCGTTGTGAGGGATAGGTGTTCTGCTACATTACGGGAAATGAAAACCGAATGTAAACGGTGTTTAATGGTTTTTATCTCTTTACAATGGTGTTGCCAGCCATGTCCTGCAAGTTGATAGCCTTGCGTTTCCAGCTCCTTTAGTTGTTCGATCTGATGTGGTTGCCAGTTTAATCCGGGCACAATAAGCAGATAGATATGGAATGGCTGGAGATGAGTACATAGCTTAAGTAATTCAAAAGTATGTGCCATGGTTTCCGGCATGACATCGTGAATTGAAATAACGGCTTTCATTGTTTACCGACCAACACGTCATTCCAAATACTGAAATTCCAGTTATTCAGTTTTAATGCGGCATTGCGCCCGCTATCTATTTTTTCCTTTATCTGTTCGGGCTGCGTGGCAGTAATACGATGCAGTGCTTTGCTAAAGCCATCTTCATTTGAGAAAATATACAAACTATCAACCAGTTCTGGCCATTCAATAATGCCACAGTTGTCGGATACGGCTGTCATTCTTCCTCTTACTAAAGCTTCAAGTGCGATGGTACCAAAACCCTCTACCAAAGAGGGCAGGACAAGTATGTCGCTGTTGTCTATCTGATTA includes:
- a CDS encoding methyl-accepting chemotaxis protein — protein: MKLTVIQRISIGFLFLISFLVVIGYTGITSVNGINDNLQQVTTRAIPISEDSAQLSAQFAAVNLAMYQHYNSIKYDQLEESEKVFNQINSQYRPLLERLKSELSTIETASDQIAIVQTLQEKVPEVFSNIESTMRVYRMSFDGSNLLATLDEKVDKLEEQSQDILNQVRSVPVASPSNKQYIDDVAFHISQGIGLIKLISASKDNVSFRKYVAQYTEWMIAYLDKAYELQRIAENASPRVRSAIYQQNDLISEIIHLVASLEGYGNTKETYLGTKDTLFKNMVENEQALAEIRKDLHKVNEFASSYSKSVANNAQDSVSSNKLTIISISAVAIVIGVLVGLLLTSSIRTGLYRMMNALQRMATGDLTEKLRQASDDEFGKLQKSASTLSQYLRDMIHAIQDQSHAILESIEDTQNITQSTKSAITGQKNEIDMVATAMQEMTATIREVSSIAQETFGEVLQAHDYATNGEKNIEDNKSLTLALKSDMDIAAKVIEQLDSDVRKIEEILLVIDAIAQQTNLLALNAAIEAARAGEHGRGFSVVADEVRTLASRTQESTEEIKHNIETLLQSSERAVSSINQSQIKTDQSVEKAQSISEQIRNIVTIMARIKDMNMQIATASEQQSTVTEEVTKNITRISELAENTEQGAQKNEENMIELLDSSKTLEKIVEKFKTN
- a CDS encoding PaaI family thioesterase; its protein translation is MTQISMQQATHPIAKMKNHHSHKKCFACGKDNAASLGLHFYSNDNGGVTGETKSYPFLQGYPDILHGGIVATMLDSAMTHCLFHHDITALTADLHVRYLLPVPCQQKLNLTAWITRFKPPLYCLRSELHVGEKLMAYADAKFMRKEL
- a CDS encoding MBL fold metallo-hydrolase, yielding MSELKITILIDNTVNHAGLLAEHGLSIWIATREQNILFDTGQGLALKHNSKQLKIDLSSTDALVLSHGHYDHTGGVDEVLQLSENASVFIHPEALKEKYSLRSNNPAHYRGMATPIKNLLHNTPNIYWTEKPTPIAKNVWCTGSIPRINDFEKNTKTFFYDKDGKSPDQIMDDQALYIESGLGTIVLLGCAHAGVINTLEYIQYLTHNKPIFGVFGGMHLANASTEQLESTIKALRKLNIQQLGPTHCTGFAAMKSLAEAFPDQYQTIHVGSVIHI
- a CDS encoding NifB/NifX family molybdenum-iron cluster-binding protein, with translation MKLAIPHWQNQISPVFDVADTLLLVDMIQGSVTTLNNITIQNDDPHTLAESIANIGVNVLICGAISRPFESALVQKGIDVIAQTRGQIDEVLDAFLANQLGQGKYLMPGCSRKQKVCQSYHHAINRSHSGRGRRRKCVNRNQELR
- a CDS encoding sigma-54 interaction domain-containing protein, producing the protein MTDQLSIARQRETAILDSVNEGVFTVDRSWRITAFNSAAEKITGIRRQEAIGSRCCDVFRANICERDCALRRTMSNRTPVLNAVAYIVNKQGERIPIRISTALLKNSEGEVVGGVETFQDLTVVEQLRKELHASYTFEDIIGRSAAMTRLFELIPLVAESNSTVLIEGASGTGKELFARAIHNLSPRKNKPFVAVNCAALPDTLLESELFGHKAGAFTDAKRDKPGRFALAEGGTIFLDEIGDISPAMQVRLLRVLQEREIEPLGGTKSLPIDVRVITATNKALQKEVADGQFREDLYYRIRVVHLLLPGLKQRREDIPLLIESLLSKFNHLQGKDIAGVSNEVLSRLMEYEYPGNVRELENIIEQAFVLCRGKIIHLNHLPPELRPNVAHGAESNQPMSLAELEKLFISEALQRNQGNRQKSAQELGIDVSTLYRKIKSFSIELPEKDGRS
- a CDS encoding NifB/NifX family molybdenum-iron cluster-binding protein, with amino-acid sequence MLIAIPTINQKLCQHFGHCEQFAFAEVDEENQTILHVRYLQAPIHTPGSIPSWLNDNGTQLVIASGIGNRALSFFDQWGINVVVGAKEGSPKDIIAAYFKQQLETENNPCNEKHTSHKCEENEVEDYQSITMKSGFRCHY
- a CDS encoding disulfide bond formation protein B, encoding MVYSEQGSRLRPSIRVTNLIVFSACVIAVLITVFYFQKTLGLTPCPLCVTQRAFVIAIGIIALVAFIHHPGAGGIKVYAGLGAIAAIGGGCVSARHIWLQNLPEELVPACGPGLSFILETMPLWEAIKVLFQGDGDCADVVWTLFGVSIPGWTLVAFIGFTLINVWQLFRKA
- a CDS encoding carboxymuconolactone decarboxylase family protein yields the protein MHKNYEVVRSSIREYTRELQKIQPDTINAFYAQSKAALKDGALSEKIKEYIALAIGVAKHCDGCIAFHVKNLNDLGATREEIAEVLGVGVYMGGGPSLMLAADALRAFDQLHDEESIE
- a CDS encoding DUF2334 domain-containing protein, with the translated sequence MKAVISIHDVMPETMAHTFELLKLCTHLQPFHIYLLIVPGLNWQPHQIEQLKELETQGYQLAGHGWQHHCKEIKTIKHRLHSVFISRNVAEHLSLTTEQLHQLILRNYNWFIDSGFNAPELYVPPAWAMGNLPKTTLKDLPFKYYETTNGIYHVTSNNFKRLPLAGFEADNTWRKIALNLWNQINQAAASQTSPLRIALHPYDLDLKLHTQLKTLVSQVSEARSLAQVFST